A part of Aurantimicrobium sp. MWH-Uga1 genomic DNA contains:
- a CDS encoding glutaredoxin family protein → MSAITLTLIGKPGCHLCEDAEAAITGVLADFETNQVVLEHQSIEDDQNLYDSYWDQIPVLLIDGKVHNYWRIDPDRLRHALKERS, encoded by the coding sequence GTGTCTGCGATAACCCTCACCTTGATTGGCAAACCTGGTTGCCACCTTTGCGAAGACGCTGAGGCGGCTATCACAGGTGTTCTTGCTGATTTCGAAACAAATCAGGTTGTTCTGGAACATCAATCAATTGAAGACGATCAAAATCTTTACGATTCCTATTGGGATCAAATCCCCGTGCTGTTAATTGACGGCAAAGTTCACAACTATTGGCGCATCGATCCGGATCGCCTTCGCCATGCTTTGAAGGAGCGCTCATGA
- a CDS encoding winged helix-turn-helix domain-containing protein codes for MSTPHERPQPKGFALYVGLDEASAAERGLDLGKVVEALKKLTNELVPGTETYAAVALAPASAKGRQVDLVRLALQEPSAVAKYKPEDEFEPSDGDGGVVVDISRKRVLIDYQAAPLTFKEFELLQFLVVHKGETISREEIIKALWREDDLDIPNERTIDVHVRRLRSKLGRFEDIIRTVRGVGYRYDQHADVTVMHAGTPSPDLF; via the coding sequence ATGTCTACTCCCCACGAACGCCCACAACCTAAAGGCTTTGCCTTGTATGTCGGGCTGGATGAAGCAAGCGCGGCTGAGCGTGGTCTCGATCTTGGCAAGGTTGTCGAAGCGCTCAAGAAGCTCACGAACGAACTCGTCCCTGGTACTGAGACCTACGCCGCTGTTGCGTTAGCGCCCGCAAGCGCCAAAGGCCGCCAGGTTGATTTAGTCCGTCTGGCCCTGCAGGAGCCTTCTGCGGTAGCGAAATACAAACCTGAAGATGAGTTTGAACCTTCCGACGGTGACGGTGGTGTTGTCGTAGACATCTCGCGCAAACGTGTCCTCATCGACTACCAAGCAGCACCGCTGACGTTTAAGGAATTTGAACTGCTGCAGTTCCTTGTCGTCCATAAAGGCGAGACCATCAGCCGTGAAGAAATCATCAAAGCCCTGTGGCGAGAAGATGATCTCGATATTCCTAACGAACGAACAATTGACGTTCACGTGAGACGCCTTCGCTCCAAGCTAGGCCGCTTCGAGGACATTATTCGCACCGTTCGTGGTGTGGGCTACCGCTATGACCAGCACGCTGATGTCACGGTCATGCACGCAGGAACCCCTAGTCCAGATCTTTTCTAA
- a CDS encoding TrkA family potassium uptake protein — protein MVDHKKKNNAVLVIGLGRFGAATAGQLDRLDREVLAVDTDMELVQKWSERVTHAVQADVTNIDALKQIGAEEFSTAVVAVGSSIEASVLITANLVDLGIPDIWAKAISKSHGQILTRIGAMHVIYPEAEAGERVAHLLSGQMLDFVELDTDFAIVKMYPPLAIQNKTLAEAALRRDYKITVVGVKKPGGSFVYSTADTFVEARDQIIVSGHPDDIEKFADLVK, from the coding sequence TTGGTTGATCACAAAAAGAAGAACAATGCCGTACTGGTTATCGGCCTAGGCCGTTTTGGTGCTGCAACTGCCGGGCAACTCGATCGCCTCGACCGGGAAGTTCTCGCCGTGGACACAGACATGGAACTTGTCCAGAAGTGGTCCGAGCGTGTCACTCACGCAGTGCAAGCCGATGTGACCAACATTGATGCCCTCAAGCAAATTGGTGCCGAGGAGTTCTCAACTGCAGTTGTTGCCGTGGGCTCTTCTATCGAGGCAAGTGTCCTCATTACCGCAAACTTGGTTGACCTCGGCATTCCAGATATCTGGGCGAAAGCAATTAGCAAATCTCACGGACAGATTCTCACGCGCATCGGAGCGATGCACGTGATTTACCCCGAAGCAGAAGCTGGTGAGCGTGTTGCTCACCTGCTTTCAGGGCAAATGCTCGACTTCGTTGAGCTGGACACTGACTTCGCCATCGTAAAGATGTATCCCCCGCTGGCTATTCAGAACAAGACTCTGGCTGAGGCGGCACTGCGTCGCGACTACAAGATCACCGTCGTGGGCGTAAAGAAGCCTGGCGGTTCATTTGTGTACTCCACGGCTGACACGTTTGTCGAGGCACGTGACCAAATTATTGTTTCTGGTCACCCCGACGACATTGAGAAGTTTGCTGACTTAGTAAAGTAA
- a CDS encoding TlpA disulfide reductase family protein, which yields MTRTLVVGVAVIALSLTGCSSDPLAEQYREGSNKNYIAGDGSVTEILLENRGEPITFTGTTENGETVTSEQYLGNVLVVNFWYAGCAPCRAEAADLEQVYQETSPSGVNFLGVNVRDQAATAISFNERFGVTYPSIMDQNGQAQLSFASQVPPNAVPTTLVLDAQGRVAARILGQLQSPSILTTLINDVAAEKSTG from the coding sequence ATGACGCGCACTTTAGTTGTTGGCGTAGCTGTCATTGCACTGTCGCTAACCGGTTGTTCATCAGACCCTCTTGCTGAACAGTATCGAGAAGGTTCAAACAAGAACTACATTGCTGGAGACGGTTCAGTCACCGAGATTCTGCTGGAGAACCGTGGTGAGCCCATCACATTTACGGGCACCACTGAAAATGGTGAAACTGTTACCTCTGAGCAGTATCTCGGCAATGTTCTCGTGGTGAATTTCTGGTACGCGGGATGTGCTCCCTGCCGCGCTGAAGCAGCTGATCTCGAGCAGGTGTATCAGGAGACCTCCCCGTCCGGCGTCAATTTCTTAGGTGTCAATGTCCGTGACCAAGCAGCGACAGCAATCTCTTTCAATGAGCGATTTGGTGTGACCTACCCCAGCATCATGGATCAAAACGGGCAAGCTCAACTTTCTTTTGCCTCACAAGTTCCTCCCAACGCAGTTCCCACCACATTGGTGTTGGATGCTCAAGGACGTGTTGCAGCTCGAATTCTTGGGCAGCTGCAAAGCCCATCTATTTTGACCACGTTGATTAACGACGTTGCTGCAGAAAAGAGCACGGGTTAA
- the tadA gene encoding tRNA adenosine(34) deaminase TadA yields the protein MAVPTSAERKAQMELALEQARACAHSDDVPVGAVIVNATGEVIATGRNTKERDKDPLGHAEVMAIRAAAASLGSWRLDDCTLIVTLEPCVMCAGAILAARIPTVVYGAWDEKAGAAGSVFDLLRDRRLNHQVEVISGVRAEECGQLLTEFFREKLG from the coding sequence ATGGCTGTCCCCACCTCTGCAGAGCGCAAGGCTCAGATGGAGCTTGCTCTTGAGCAGGCACGTGCCTGTGCACACTCCGATGATGTTCCTGTAGGAGCAGTTATTGTGAACGCCACAGGTGAGGTGATCGCCACTGGAAGAAACACTAAAGAGCGCGATAAGGACCCACTCGGTCACGCTGAAGTGATGGCCATTAGAGCAGCAGCTGCCAGTTTGGGAAGTTGGCGATTGGATGACTGCACACTCATTGTCACCCTAGAACCTTGTGTGATGTGTGCCGGAGCAATACTTGCCGCACGCATACCCACCGTTGTCTATGGTGCCTGGGATGAAAAAGCAGGCGCAGCTGGATCTGTTTTTGATCTGCTTCGTGACCGCCGGCTCAACCATCAAGTTGAAGTGATTTCTGGTGTCCGCGCCGAAGAATGCGGACAGTTATTGACTGAGTTTTTCCGAGAAAAACTAGGTTAG
- a CDS encoding glutaredoxin domain-containing protein has translation MTESTGKITLYGAMWCGDCRRSKSLLDTLNVDYDYVDLEEVPEAADVAAGLAGRKNIPVIAFPDGAVQCEPSDSELHAKLTELGAI, from the coding sequence ATGACTGAATCCACAGGGAAAATCACCTTATACGGCGCAATGTGGTGTGGCGACTGCCGCCGCTCCAAATCTCTCCTCGACACCCTCAATGTTGATTACGACTACGTTGATCTCGAGGAAGTACCAGAAGCAGCTGATGTCGCAGCCGGCCTTGCGGGACGAAAGAACATCCCGGTCATCGCTTTCCCAGATGGCGCTGTGCAGTGTGAGCCCAGCGATAGCGAACTTCACGCCAAGCTCACCGAGCTCGGAGCAATCTAA
- a CDS encoding helix-turn-helix transcriptional regulator, with translation MADIFDVVADETRREILQILLENLSTSTGEMSVSELVSRTGLSQPTVSKQLKVLREAGVVGVREDGQHRLYHLDPTPLEELEDWVIPFLSVNFPGSSSDEYDERLFASEAVTAAGSSVGSAAATTVFQVTQAFGDLQNSTKDAVNKLTSGLRKKGRK, from the coding sequence ATGGCTGACATATTTGACGTTGTTGCGGACGAAACTCGTCGCGAGATTCTGCAAATCTTGCTGGAAAACCTGAGCACCTCCACAGGTGAGATGAGTGTTTCCGAACTGGTCTCTCGCACCGGCCTCAGCCAGCCCACCGTCTCCAAACAGCTGAAGGTACTTCGCGAAGCAGGCGTTGTGGGTGTTCGTGAAGATGGCCAGCACCGTCTTTACCACCTTGACCCAACCCCACTAGAAGAGCTTGAGGATTGGGTAATCCCGTTCTTGAGCGTGAACTTCCCTGGTTCTTCGAGCGACGAATATGATGAGCGTTTGTTTGCAAGCGAAGCTGTCACAGCAGCAGGAAGCTCTGTCGGTAGCGCTGCTGCAACGACGGTCTTCCAGGTAACTCAGGCATTTGGTGATCTTCAAAACAGCACCAAAGATGCTGTGAACAAACTTACTTCTGGCTTGCGTAAAAAGGGTCGCAAGTAA
- a CDS encoding histidine phosphatase family protein — protein sequence MVATQLHLVRHGEVYNPNRVLYGRLPEYGLSAAGHQMAALAAEDLASRGRTFSQLIASPLQRTQESAAPVSKALNLPVKLDERVIEPTNAFEGKKMRGPESALKDPGNWKYLINPFKPSWGEPYQSIASRMREAMMDAAVSGTEGDVVIVSHQLPIWMVHRDVNGKKLFHDPRSRRCTLSSITTLELIDPLKPELGFVEVGYVEPAAELTAAALDVGAV from the coding sequence ATGGTCGCCACGCAGTTGCACCTTGTCCGACACGGCGAGGTCTACAACCCGAATAGGGTGCTCTACGGACGCCTACCTGAATACGGACTCTCTGCGGCAGGACACCAGATGGCGGCACTCGCCGCGGAGGATTTAGCAAGCCGTGGGCGCACATTTTCTCAGCTCATTGCCTCCCCACTTCAGCGGACACAAGAGTCTGCGGCACCCGTTTCTAAGGCACTGAACTTGCCAGTGAAACTCGACGAGCGTGTGATTGAACCGACCAACGCATTTGAAGGTAAAAAAATGCGTGGACCAGAATCTGCATTGAAAGATCCTGGTAATTGGAAATACCTCATTAATCCCTTCAAGCCCAGTTGGGGTGAGCCTTACCAATCCATTGCTTCACGGATGAGAGAAGCAATGATGGACGCAGCTGTTTCTGGTACTGAAGGTGATGTTGTCATTGTCAGCCACCAATTACCCATCTGGATGGTTCACCGGGATGTCAATGGGAAAAAGTTGTTTCATGACCCCCGCTCTCGCCGGTGCACGCTCTCGAGCATTACGACTCTCGAATTGATAGACCCGCTTAAGCCTGAATTAGGTTTTGTCGAGGTTGGTTATGTTGAACCTGCCGCAGAGCTCACAGCCGCAGCATTGGATGTGGGAGCTGTATGA
- the proC gene encoding pyrroline-5-carboxylate reductase, translating into MSEKTQVTLPTIAMLGAGSMARAILAGLLAPHVSVEEAIRVTNRSADNAATFDNEPRVQAWATATNPEANLEAVSGASIVLVAVKPAMVPDLLDEISPALAEGAIVVSVAAGVTTATMEAHLPEHVSVIRTMPNTPSKIGLGVTGIAAGTRSTPAQLDLICDMFSTVGEVIVLPENMIDALGSISGSGPAYVFYFIEQLTKVAITHGFSAEQAQTMVQGTFRGAVELLAQSGEEPQELRRQVTSPKGSTERAIAVFDDANIEAIMLKGTQAAIARSEEMARGE; encoded by the coding sequence GTGAGTGAAAAAACACAGGTAACCCTGCCCACTATCGCAATGCTTGGTGCCGGATCCATGGCCAGAGCAATTCTTGCCGGTCTCCTTGCTCCACACGTCAGTGTGGAGGAAGCAATTCGCGTGACGAACAGAAGTGCCGACAACGCAGCGACATTCGATAACGAACCACGGGTGCAAGCCTGGGCAACCGCGACTAACCCCGAAGCAAACCTCGAGGCAGTTAGCGGTGCGTCCATAGTGCTTGTGGCGGTCAAGCCAGCAATGGTTCCAGATCTGTTAGATGAAATATCTCCCGCGCTCGCCGAGGGTGCAATCGTCGTCAGCGTTGCCGCCGGAGTGACGACGGCAACCATGGAAGCTCACCTTCCTGAACATGTTTCTGTTATTCGAACCATGCCCAACACACCCTCCAAGATCGGCTTGGGTGTGACTGGCATTGCTGCTGGAACACGCTCCACCCCAGCTCAGCTCGACCTTATTTGTGACATGTTCTCCACCGTGGGGGAAGTCATCGTCCTGCCGGAGAACATGATTGATGCACTGGGATCAATCTCGGGCTCTGGTCCTGCCTACGTGTTCTATTTCATCGAACAACTCACCAAAGTGGCCATTACCCACGGATTTAGTGCTGAGCAAGCACAGACAATGGTGCAGGGCACCTTCCGTGGCGCTGTTGAACTACTTGCACAATCCGGTGAGGAACCCCAGGAGTTACGCCGTCAAGTAACCAGCCCCAAGGGAAGCACCGAACGTGCCATTGCGGTCTTTGATGACGCAAATATCGAAGCAATAATGCTCAAGGGAACTCAAGCGGCAATTGCTCGTTCTGAGGAAATGGCTCGCGGAGAATAG
- a CDS encoding SHOCT domain-containing protein — MQFTDFLWTFLFAFLLIAYIMIFFSIITDLFRDHTIGGGAKALWVIFLILLPFVAALVYLIARGNGMAQRQQAAMAAAKKETDDYIKQVAGTSHADEIAKAQALKDSGAITAAEFATLKKNILAGK, encoded by the coding sequence ATGCAGTTCACTGACTTCCTCTGGACATTCCTGTTCGCGTTCCTTCTGATCGCGTACATCATGATCTTCTTCTCCATCATCACTGACCTCTTCCGCGACCACACCATTGGTGGCGGCGCCAAGGCTCTGTGGGTAATCTTCCTGATTCTTCTCCCATTCGTTGCAGCGCTGGTTTACCTCATCGCTCGCGGTAACGGTATGGCTCAGCGCCAGCAGGCTGCAATGGCTGCTGCAAAGAAGGAAACTGACGACTACATCAAGCAGGTCGCTGGTACCTCTCACGCAGACGAGATTGCTAAAGCACAGGCTCTCAAGGACTCTGGTGCAATCACCGCAGCTGAGTTCGCAACCCTGAAGAAGAACATTCTCGCAGGTAAGTAA
- a CDS encoding TrkH family potassium uptake protein, whose product MASSPQLSLPARIREGLEAFASRSPSRFAILIFASLIMVFTLLLAQPFASATGEPTAFADAFFNAMSTICVAGLSTVDMATYWSPLGNAIIFTGTQVGALGVLTLASILGTIISGRLGLRARLMAASDTNPMRIHSGPVAEGQAIRLGEVGGLLATVALSLIIIETTIALLMLPSVLSAGYSLGESLWYSFYYSAMAFTNTGFTPNVGGLAHFAHDYWFLTLIMVGVFLGSVGFPVIYALSRNLRHPRRWSLHVKLTLATWAILWFGGIVGYLILEPGNSQVFTGMGPGELTYQAAFLSTMSRSGGFNLVDISQLDSSTLLFTDMLMFIGGGSASTAGGIKVTTFAVLILAAIAEARGRSSIEAFKRRIPGDVLRLAVSVGLWGATTVAIGTLIISELTDAPLEYVLFDVISAFATVGMSTGVTAELSDPGLYVLALVMFMGRVGTVTMAAALAATQVGQYFTRPEERPIVG is encoded by the coding sequence TTGGCTTCTTCACCACAACTCTCTCTGCCTGCGCGCATTCGTGAAGGGCTTGAAGCATTTGCGTCGAGGTCACCGTCTCGTTTTGCGATTCTGATCTTTGCGTCATTGATTATGGTGTTCACGCTTCTTTTAGCTCAACCATTTGCCAGCGCAACGGGTGAGCCCACTGCATTTGCAGATGCATTCTTTAACGCCATGTCGACTATTTGTGTGGCAGGTTTGAGCACAGTTGATATGGCGACGTATTGGTCGCCCCTTGGAAACGCCATCATCTTCACAGGAACCCAGGTGGGTGCGCTCGGTGTTCTGACGTTGGCCTCCATCTTGGGAACAATCATCTCTGGTCGCCTAGGATTGCGTGCTCGACTGATGGCAGCCAGCGACACCAACCCGATGCGAATTCACTCTGGTCCCGTAGCCGAAGGTCAAGCCATTCGACTTGGCGAAGTCGGTGGCCTGCTAGCCACTGTTGCCCTCAGTTTGATCATCATTGAAACCACCATTGCTTTGCTCATGCTTCCTAGCGTCCTCTCTGCTGGTTATTCGCTCGGTGAAAGCTTGTGGTACAGCTTCTATTACTCAGCAATGGCATTTACCAACACCGGCTTCACCCCCAACGTTGGCGGACTGGCACATTTTGCTCATGACTACTGGTTTCTCACCTTGATCATGGTTGGGGTTTTTCTCGGAAGTGTCGGTTTTCCCGTCATCTATGCGCTCAGTCGTAACCTCAGACACCCGCGGAGATGGTCACTGCACGTGAAGCTGACCCTCGCAACCTGGGCCATTTTGTGGTTTGGGGGAATCGTGGGATACCTCATTCTGGAGCCAGGTAATTCTCAAGTGTTCACGGGCATGGGCCCAGGTGAACTGACGTATCAAGCTGCATTCCTGTCCACCATGTCACGTTCTGGTGGTTTTAATTTGGTTGATATCTCACAGCTAGATTCTTCCACTTTGCTGTTCACTGACATGCTCATGTTTATTGGTGGTGGCTCGGCCTCTACCGCCGGTGGTATCAAAGTGACAACGTTCGCCGTCTTGATTCTTGCTGCCATTGCTGAAGCTCGTGGACGTTCCTCGATTGAAGCTTTCAAACGTCGTATTCCTGGAGACGTGCTACGTCTAGCTGTGAGCGTAGGTCTCTGGGGTGCAACCACAGTTGCTATCGGCACACTGATCATCAGTGAGCTCACGGATGCGCCACTGGAGTATGTGCTTTTCGATGTCATTTCTGCCTTTGCCACCGTGGGAATGTCCACCGGAGTGACAGCAGAATTGTCAGATCCTGGTCTCTATGTTTTAGCACTTGTCATGTTCATGGGTCGCGTCGGTACAGTGACTATGGCGGCAGCTTTGGCTGCAACACAAGTGGGACAATACTTCACCCGCCCCGAAGAAAGGCCGATCGTTGGTTGA
- the aspS gene encoding aspartate--tRNA(Asn) ligase, translated as MTERIVIKNLATIPEGPVTVAGWVDKVRDQKKVQFVVLRDESGAAQLVHPRAEESDPLADIISGLATGSFIRVTGELKLDERVKLGGLEIKVSDIEVVSAANPETPIAADSGIDKRLDWRFLDLREARNNLIFRVETTLEHAMRCYWIERDFIEIHTPKLMASASESNAELFEVDYFEGKAYLAQSPQFFKQMAQSAGFGKIFEIGPVFRADPSFTSRHATEFISVDAEMSWIDSHEDVMKMQEELLVAALTAVKEKHGEEIKELFDVDVVVPTIPFPRIPLAEAKKIVAKRGYEVPRNDDDMDPEGERQIAAYVAEKYGHEFVFLTDYATSIRPFYHMRNAEDQTITNSYDLIWRGTEITTGAQREHRIDILEAQAREKGLDPKELEFYLDFFRYGVPPHGGFGMGLSRVLMLLLHQPNLREVTYLFRGPNRLTP; from the coding sequence GTGACTGAACGCATCGTAATTAAAAACCTGGCAACTATTCCCGAGGGCCCCGTGACGGTGGCTGGTTGGGTAGATAAGGTCCGTGACCAGAAGAAAGTACAGTTCGTTGTGCTCCGAGATGAGAGTGGCGCAGCACAGCTGGTACACCCCCGTGCCGAAGAATCTGATCCTCTCGCTGACATCATTTCTGGTTTAGCTACCGGTTCTTTCATCCGTGTCACAGGTGAACTCAAGCTTGATGAGCGTGTGAAGCTCGGTGGCCTAGAAATCAAAGTCTCTGACATCGAAGTCGTCAGCGCAGCTAACCCTGAAACTCCTATCGCTGCCGACAGTGGCATTGATAAGCGTTTAGATTGGCGCTTCCTCGACCTTCGTGAAGCGCGCAACAACCTCATCTTCCGCGTCGAGACCACTCTCGAGCACGCAATGCGCTGCTACTGGATTGAGCGTGACTTTATTGAGATTCACACTCCCAAGCTCATGGCCAGTGCCAGCGAATCTAACGCTGAGCTGTTTGAGGTTGACTACTTCGAGGGGAAGGCATATTTGGCCCAGTCCCCACAGTTCTTCAAGCAGATGGCCCAGTCAGCTGGCTTTGGCAAGATTTTTGAAATCGGCCCCGTTTTCCGCGCTGACCCTTCATTTACTTCGCGTCACGCAACCGAGTTCATCTCGGTTGATGCCGAGATGAGCTGGATTGACAGCCATGAAGACGTGATGAAAATGCAGGAAGAGCTTCTTGTTGCTGCATTGACTGCCGTGAAGGAAAAGCACGGCGAGGAAATCAAGGAACTCTTCGACGTTGACGTTGTCGTCCCAACTATTCCTTTCCCCCGTATTCCTCTAGCTGAAGCCAAGAAGATTGTTGCCAAGCGCGGCTATGAAGTTCCTCGTAACGATGACGACATGGACCCCGAAGGCGAGCGCCAGATTGCAGCTTACGTTGCAGAAAAGTATGGTCACGAGTTTGTCTTCCTCACCGACTACGCAACGAGCATTCGCCCGTTCTATCACATGCGTAATGCTGAAGATCAGACCATCACTAACAGCTACGACCTGATTTGGCGTGGAACAGAAATCACTACCGGTGCTCAGCGTGAACACCGCATCGACATTCTCGAAGCCCAAGCTCGGGAAAAGGGTCTGGATCCGAAGGAACTCGAGTTCTACCTCGACTTCTTCCGATACGGCGTTCCTCCCCACGGTGGTTTCGGTATGGGTCTTTCACGAGTGTTGATGCTGCTTCTGCACCAGCCCAACCTGCGCGAGGTTACCTACCTGTTCCGCGGTCCAAACCGGCTGACTCCGTAA
- a CDS encoding Dabb family protein — protein MSIRHIVMWKLGADSAQEKLAQAEEMRVALEGLNGVVPSLRSLTVRPNALFVGANFDVVLDSTFDDAEGLAAYASHPAHEEAAQVIKKYAVERTAVDYEF, from the coding sequence ATGAGTATTCGTCACATTGTGATGTGGAAGTTAGGAGCCGACTCTGCGCAAGAGAAGCTCGCACAAGCTGAAGAGATGCGCGTGGCTCTCGAAGGCCTCAACGGTGTCGTTCCCAGCCTGCGTTCGCTGACAGTCCGACCCAATGCTTTATTCGTGGGAGCAAACTTTGATGTAGTCCTCGATTCAACGTTTGATGATGCAGAAGGTCTTGCCGCCTATGCATCTCACCCAGCTCATGAAGAAGCAGCACAGGTCATCAAGAAATACGCAGTCGAGCGCACCGCTGTTGACTACGAGTTCTAA
- a CDS encoding 30S ribosomal protein bS22, translating to MGSVIKKRRKRMAKKKHRKLLRKTRHQRRNKK from the coding sequence GTGGGTTCAGTCATCAAGAAGCGCCGCAAGCGTATGGCGAAGAAGAAGCACCGTAAGTTGCTTCGTAAGACTCGTCACCAGCGTCGCAACAAGAAGTAG
- a CDS encoding cytochrome c biogenesis CcdA family protein, protein MQNVGELVYSGQLLIAIPLAILAGLISFASPCVLPLVPGYLAYVSGVSAPARDAKTRRANMWRMVAGVSLFIAGFSAVFIAYGAAFGAVGAWLLQWQELITVILGTVVIAMGLIFIGQFGFFQRTAKLNISPATGLAGAPLLGVVFGLGWTPCIGPTLTAILSLSIDTASPWRGALLGFAYCVGLGIPFILLAFGLSWAIGSVAFLKRHIRAINIFGGILLIVLGVLMVTGLWTQWIYQLQAVISNFVPTI, encoded by the coding sequence ATGCAGAACGTGGGCGAACTGGTTTACAGCGGGCAGCTTCTTATCGCCATCCCTTTGGCAATCCTTGCCGGTCTTATTTCCTTTGCGTCACCGTGTGTGCTTCCGCTGGTACCGGGATACCTCGCCTATGTCAGTGGTGTGAGCGCGCCGGCACGTGATGCCAAAACCCGTCGCGCCAACATGTGGCGCATGGTAGCTGGGGTGTCGCTGTTCATCGCGGGATTCTCAGCGGTCTTCATTGCTTATGGTGCAGCTTTTGGGGCGGTGGGAGCTTGGCTTCTTCAATGGCAGGAACTTATTACCGTCATTCTTGGCACTGTGGTTATTGCGATGGGTTTGATTTTCATCGGCCAGTTTGGTTTCTTCCAACGCACAGCAAAGCTCAACATTTCTCCAGCAACAGGCCTTGCCGGCGCACCACTTCTTGGTGTCGTTTTCGGTTTGGGATGGACTCCCTGTATTGGCCCGACCCTCACCGCCATCTTGTCTTTGAGTATTGATACTGCCTCGCCATGGCGGGGCGCACTCTTGGGCTTTGCCTACTGCGTCGGTCTGGGTATCCCCTTCATCCTGCTTGCCTTCGGATTGAGCTGGGCAATCGGTTCCGTGGCATTCTTGAAGCGTCACATCCGCGCCATCAACATCTTTGGCGGCATTTTGCTCATCGTGTTGGGTGTACTCATGGTGACAGGATTGTGGACTCAATGGATTTATCAACTGCAGGCGGTGATCAGTAACTTTGTCCCGACCATCTGA
- a CDS encoding cation diffusion facilitator family transporter, which yields MSATGGTKAIIAALLANLGIAATKFIAWALSGATSLLAEAVHSLADSGNQVLLLIGGRKAKQRADGKHPFGYGRERYVYAFVVSIILFSVGGVFSLYKGFHKLQHPEPLEMWWLPLLVLSIAIVLESLSLRTAIRESNPHRGDASWIQFVRHAKAPELPVVLLEDTAALVGLVLAFFGVSLTVITGDSLFDALGTIGIGILLIVVAIILGIETKSLLIGEGASVEDVQAIEKAIISGGETEGIIHMKTLYLGPDEFLVAAKLAFPAELRFSEVAKAIDTIESRVRETVPAARVIYLEPDVARVDRTESLATDAIVIKGTD from the coding sequence ATGAGTGCAACCGGTGGTACCAAGGCAATCATTGCTGCACTGCTCGCAAACCTGGGTATTGCTGCCACAAAGTTCATCGCTTGGGCGCTCTCCGGCGCTACCTCTCTTCTTGCTGAAGCAGTGCACTCTCTCGCCGACTCAGGTAACCAGGTGTTGCTCCTCATCGGCGGTCGCAAAGCTAAACAGCGCGCTGATGGCAAGCACCCTTTCGGTTACGGTCGCGAACGCTACGTCTATGCCTTTGTTGTCTCCATCATCTTGTTCAGCGTCGGTGGTGTCTTCTCTCTCTATAAAGGTTTCCACAAGCTCCAGCATCCTGAACCACTCGAGATGTGGTGGCTTCCTCTGCTTGTTCTCTCCATCGCAATTGTTTTAGAAAGCCTTTCTTTACGCACAGCTATTCGGGAATCTAACCCTCACCGAGGTGATGCCTCGTGGATTCAATTTGTTCGTCACGCCAAAGCTCCAGAGCTTCCTGTGGTTCTTCTGGAAGATACGGCTGCACTGGTTGGTCTTGTGCTCGCGTTTTTTGGTGTGAGTCTCACGGTGATCACCGGCGATAGTCTCTTCGACGCTCTGGGCACCATTGGCATTGGAATTCTTCTCATCGTGGTGGCCATCATCCTGGGCATTGAAACAAAGAGTTTGCTCATCGGTGAAGGTGCAAGTGTCGAGGATGTACAGGCCATTGAGAAGGCCATCATTTCTGGTGGAGAAACCGAGGGCATCATTCACATGAAGACCCTCTACCTGGGTCCCGACGAGTTTCTCGTGGCAGCTAAGTTAGCGTTCCCGGCAGAGCTTCGCTTCTCTGAGGTAGCCAAGGCCATCGACACTATTGAGAGTCGTGTACGCGAAACCGTACCGGCTGCTCGGGTTATTTATCTCGAGCCGGACGTTGCACGGGTTGACCGTACTGAATCACTAGCAACGGATGCCATCGTGATCAAGGGAACTGACTAA